The Staphylococcus sp. 17KM0847 DNA segment CACGTTTTAAGGATTTAATCGTTCCTTTTTCAAAAGTTAGCACTGAATTTTTATATGTTTTCGCCGCGATAAAAACTAACACGCCAATAAGTACAATATGAATCGCAATTCCAATAATACCTTCGATCATCGGTGTTTCAACGAGTGATAAGCGTGATAAAGTCACAAACGGCGAGAAAAATGGGACATAACTTAATATACGCACTAATATATTATCAGGATTTAGCGCGCCAAAGTAACCTGCATAAAAAGCACCAATCAAAATTAACGTCATTGGCATAAGCGATTGTGCCATGTCTTCAATGCGTACAGTAAGATTACCTAATATTGCTGCTAAGATAACATATGAAATGACACTTAATATGATAAAACACACACTGAAAACTAAAAGTCGTGTCAGATGAGGTGTAAGCTCAAAATCAATAGCGGTCAATTTAGCTGATAAATCAAAGGCATAAAAACACCCTACAACGGTTACAGCAAAAATAAGCAACTGTGTAAATGCTACTGATAATATTGCTAAAATCTTTGATAAAATGTGTGCCATAGGACGAATACTCGTAATAATCATTTCAGATACACGTGATGTTTTTTCTGTTGCTAATTCCATTGCAATTTGGTTAGCATAATTCATGACGATAAAGAAAATTACGAAATTCCCAACCATAACAATGACTCGACTGATACCTTCTTCAGATTCTGAATCTGGCTCTGCTGTTTTAGTTCCTTTTTTATCACTTAGAATTTTATCTTGAACTTTACTCTTCGCTTCTAATTGTTGCAAATCGTTCTCCGATAAATTTAAATCTTGTGCAATAAGCGTCTTCTGAATTTGAGATAGCGTCGATTGTAATGTTAATTTATCCGTTTCTGAAACACTTTGGGTATCGATGATCGTTCCTTCTAATTGATGTCCTTTCGTTTCAGTGACTGCAATAATATAATCGATATCACCTTTCTTTAAAGCTTTTGTTGCTTTTTCTTCCGTAAGATGTTGGTATGTTGTATCTTGATGAAGCGGTTCATTTTGTGCTTTAACAGCTTCATACAAACTATTATTTTGTGTCACAATCGCTACTTGATCATCACTATTACCATCATCAAAGAAATCGATAATTTTATCAATATTTGC contains these protein-coding regions:
- a CDS encoding ABC transporter permease, translating into MHKFWATFRLTYLKKIKAKSFIISTLIAMLVIVGAANIDKIIDFFDDGNSDDQVAIVTQNNSLYEAVKAQNEPLHQDTTYQHLTEEKATKALKKGDIDYIIAVTETKGHQLEGTIIDTQSVSETDKLTLQSTLSQIQKTLIAQDLNLSENDLQQLEAKSKVQDKILSDKKGTKTAEPDSESEEGISRVIVMVGNFVIFFIVMNYANQIAMELATEKTSRVSEMIITSIRPMAHILSKILAILSVAFTQLLIFAVTVVGCFYAFDLSAKLTAIDFELTPHLTRLLVFSVCFIILSVISYVILAAILGNLTVRIEDMAQSLMPMTLILIGAFYAGYFGALNPDNILVRILSYVPFFSPFVTLSRLSLVETPMIEGIIGIAIHIVLIGVLVFIAAKTYKNSVLTFEKGTIKSLKRALKKS